Proteins from a single region of Phycisphaeraceae bacterium D3-23:
- a CDS encoding PEP-CTERM sorting domain-containing protein (PEP-CTERM proteins occur, often in large numbers, in the proteomes of bacteria that also encode an exosortase, a predicted intramembrane cysteine proteinase. The presence of a PEP-CTERM domain at a protein's C-terminus predicts cleavage within the sorting domain, followed by covalent anchoring to some some component of the (usually Gram-negative) cell surface. Many PEP-CTERM proteins exhibit an unusual sequence composition that includes large numbers of potential glycosylation sites. Expression of one such protein has been shown restore the ability of a bacterium to form floc, a type of biofilm.) produces MPTTRHLLSAASLAALSLATEPCLAQASLTAWWAFDGDYTSQVNNAVFSGTAVGAGTSITNTAGQFVNGTGGLAIDDSLATANFVSVGTSPIIDTNASITVSGWYQLNDLAGDGMDTRNFVWETAPSNYTLSYALRSDTDDGQKRGQWYTQSPAFSGNADTGPVINQGTWYHAAVVINQSNSSLQYYHNGVLTDDVSLPGGYAVPSGIDGFNIGNHRAGDGSRNWDGYIDDVAVFQGALTGSDVASLYNGSDTPLSLVNWAITAPPLPDPDPLAFVPGSWTMVVIPDTQNYSTNHPEIFSEVTQWIADNDDRNIALTLHVGDITNRNNTTEWDRAYDAISRLDGEVPYILATGNHDYGPGGGAGDRSTLFNDYFDEGIYYETSGAGSLVYDNIEIAEQFVDTARFGAGPDNETLENVAYDFTAPDGREMLIFSLEWGVRQEVVDWANAVAAREEYEGHTAILLTHAYMYSDDERYDWTNQNTANDEPGNTHSGSSQGANPHVYNTADTDDGNPANDTNDGEELWRELVSQHGNFEMTFNGHVIIGGQLGYRQDAGSIGQQVHQMLYNAQADANGGDGWIRLLEFLPDGETVQVKTYSPYRDRLGLDPWRTDADNQFTISLTGIDSLVGDLDGDGFVGVGDLDVLLANWGESTAFFDVTLGDVSGDGVVGQADLDLVLLNWGHGTPPSGNVPEPGTLASLAFLLAGLHRRRRCR; encoded by the coding sequence ATGCCGACCACCCGACACCTACTTTCCGCCGCCTCGTTGGCTGCACTGAGTCTGGCCACCGAGCCCTGCCTCGCCCAGGCCTCGCTCACCGCGTGGTGGGCGTTCGACGGCGACTACACCAGCCAAGTGAACAACGCCGTGTTCAGCGGCACGGCGGTCGGGGCCGGCACATCGATCACCAACACCGCAGGCCAGTTCGTCAACGGCACCGGCGGGCTGGCGATCGACGACTCGCTGGCCACCGCGAATTTCGTCTCGGTCGGCACCAGCCCGATCATTGATACCAACGCCTCAATCACGGTTTCCGGCTGGTATCAGCTCAACGACCTCGCCGGCGACGGGATGGACACCCGCAACTTCGTTTGGGAGACCGCGCCGAGCAACTACACGCTGTCGTACGCCCTCCGAAGCGACACCGATGACGGGCAGAAACGCGGGCAGTGGTACACGCAGAGCCCTGCCTTTTCTGGCAACGCCGACACCGGCCCGGTCATCAACCAGGGCACCTGGTACCACGCGGCGGTGGTCATCAATCAGAGCAACAGCTCGCTCCAGTACTACCACAACGGCGTGCTGACCGACGACGTCTCATTGCCCGGCGGGTACGCGGTCCCCAGTGGTATCGACGGGTTCAACATCGGCAACCACCGCGCGGGCGACGGCAGCCGAAACTGGGACGGCTACATCGACGACGTGGCCGTGTTCCAGGGCGCGTTGACCGGCTCGGATGTCGCGTCGCTCTACAACGGGTCGGACACCCCGCTGTCCCTCGTGAACTGGGCCATCACCGCCCCGCCCCTGCCGGACCCGGACCCGCTGGCCTTCGTGCCCGGGTCCTGGACGATGGTCGTGATCCCGGACACGCAGAACTACAGCACCAACCACCCCGAGATCTTCAGCGAAGTGACGCAGTGGATCGCCGACAACGACGACCGCAACATCGCGCTGACGCTGCATGTCGGCGACATCACCAACCGCAACAACACCACCGAGTGGGACCGGGCCTACGACGCGATCTCTCGACTCGACGGCGAGGTGCCCTACATCCTTGCGACCGGCAACCACGACTACGGCCCCGGGGGCGGGGCGGGCGACCGATCCACCCTGTTCAACGACTACTTCGACGAAGGCATCTACTACGAGACCAGCGGCGCGGGCAGCTTGGTCTACGACAACATCGAGATCGCCGAGCAGTTTGTGGACACCGCGCGTTTCGGCGCGGGGCCTGACAACGAGACGCTCGAGAACGTCGCCTACGACTTCACCGCGCCCGACGGCCGGGAGATGCTGATCTTCTCGCTGGAGTGGGGTGTGCGGCAGGAGGTGGTCGACTGGGCCAACGCGGTCGCCGCTCGGGAAGAATACGAAGGACACACAGCGATCCTCCTCACCCATGCTTACATGTACAGCGACGACGAGCGCTACGACTGGACCAACCAGAACACCGCGAATGATGAGCCGGGCAATACCCACTCGGGCTCGTCGCAGGGCGCGAACCCGCACGTCTACAACACGGCCGATACGGATGACGGCAACCCCGCCAACGACACCAACGACGGCGAAGAGCTCTGGCGTGAACTCGTCAGCCAGCACGGCAATTTCGAGATGACGTTCAACGGCCACGTGATCATCGGCGGGCAGCTCGGCTACCGCCAGGACGCGGGGTCCATCGGCCAGCAGGTCCACCAGATGCTTTACAACGCGCAGGCGGATGCGAACGGCGGAGATGGCTGGATACGTCTGCTCGAATTCCTGCCCGACGGGGAGACGGTACAAGTCAAGACCTATTCGCCCTACCGCGACCGGCTCGGGCTCGACCCGTGGCGGACCGACGCGGACAACCAGTTCACCATCTCGCTGACAGGCATCGACTCGCTCGTCGGCGACCTCGACGGGGACGGCTTCGTCGGCGTCGGGGACCTGGACGTCCTTCTGGCGAACTGGGGCGAGTCGACGGCGTTCTTCGATGTGACACTTGGCGATGTGAGCGGCGACGGTGTCGTCGGTCAGGCCGACCTGGACCTGGTGCTCTTGAACTGGGGCCACGGCACGCCGCCAAGCGGCAACGTCCCCGAGCCCGGCACCCTGGCGTCGTTGGCCTTCCTCTTGGCCGGCCTGCACCGCCGGCGTCGTTGCCGGTAG
- the phnA gene encoding phosphonoacetate hydrolase, giving the protein MPTPSTRSFSVNGRSYSPPACPVVVICIDGCADEYLSVSIARGKAPHIAKLAAVGYRGMARACLPTFTNVNNGAIVTGTPPSATGICGNFFLDPETGEEVMMNDSKFLRNDTILAAAEQAGRKVAFVTAKDKLRELYAKGMRPDGLHFSAEKADEAKQRCGIDIEALVGPRPDIYSGDASVYTLKAGVRLIEEGHADFLYLSLTDYMQHAYAPEEPESLAFYAALDGQVGRMLGLGAVVAATADHGMNAKCDGDGAPQVIYLEDLLEAEFGEGVKVICPITDPYVVHHGALGSAVTVHLPEKILAEPGGLRRVQQWVLERPGITEVVDKAIAVKKVQLAADRIGDLYVFSARDVVIGRRPEYHDISALKKTLRSHGGRYEEMVPLLVSRPLSPAYLRKAQGDPRNFDVFDFACNSANS; this is encoded by the coding sequence ATGCCCACCCCAAGCACGCGATCGTTTTCTGTGAATGGCCGGAGCTACTCTCCTCCGGCGTGCCCGGTGGTTGTCATCTGTATTGATGGCTGTGCGGACGAGTACCTGAGTGTCTCGATCGCGCGGGGCAAGGCCCCCCACATCGCCAAGCTTGCGGCGGTGGGTTATCGCGGGATGGCGCGGGCGTGTCTGCCGACGTTTACGAATGTCAACAACGGCGCGATCGTCACGGGCACACCGCCCAGCGCGACCGGCATCTGCGGCAACTTCTTCCTCGACCCCGAGACGGGCGAAGAGGTCATGATGAACGATTCAAAGTTTTTGCGCAACGACACGATCCTCGCGGCGGCGGAGCAGGCGGGGCGGAAGGTCGCGTTTGTGACCGCCAAGGACAAGCTCCGTGAGCTCTACGCGAAGGGGATGCGGCCCGATGGCCTGCACTTTTCCGCAGAAAAAGCGGACGAGGCGAAGCAACGCTGCGGCATCGACATCGAGGCACTCGTCGGCCCCAGGCCCGACATCTACTCGGGCGACGCGAGTGTCTACACCCTCAAGGCCGGTGTGCGATTGATCGAAGAAGGCCACGCCGACTTCCTCTACCTCTCGCTGACGGACTATATGCAGCACGCCTACGCCCCGGAGGAGCCCGAGTCGCTGGCGTTCTACGCGGCGCTGGACGGGCAGGTCGGCAGGATGCTCGGGCTGGGGGCCGTCGTCGCGGCCACGGCCGACCACGGCATGAACGCCAAGTGCGACGGCGACGGGGCCCCGCAGGTGATCTACCTCGAAGACCTGCTCGAAGCGGAGTTCGGCGAAGGGGTCAAGGTCATCTGCCCGATCACCGACCCGTACGTCGTCCACCACGGCGCGCTGGGCTCGGCGGTGACGGTCCACCTGCCCGAGAAGATCCTCGCGGAACCAGGGGGTCTGAGGCGTGTCCAGCAATGGGTCCTCGAACGCCCGGGGATTACCGAGGTCGTCGATAAGGCCATCGCCGTGAAGAAGGTCCAGCTCGCGGCAGACCGGATCGGCGACCTGTACGTCTTCAGCGCCCGCGACGTCGTGATCGGCCGACGGCCCGAGTACCACGACATCTCCGCGCTCAAGAAGACGCTGCGCAGCCACGGCGGACGCTACGAAGAAATGGTCCCGCTGCTCGTGTCCAGGCCCCTGTCGCCCGCCTACCTGCGCAAGGCCCAGGGCGACCCCCGGAACTTTGATGTTTTTGACTTCGCGTGCAATTCAGCGAACTCATAG
- a CDS encoding metallophosphoesterase, producing the protein MPVTAAGRSGSAPPLRFVMVGDTQGGAVVPQIVADIAWVNPDYVLFPGDLVSPGSATTFNDWDNLTAQFGDNRFMVPGNHDLPGRPATNGDWQAVFNWLPDSQVVPNIMTADPHDTVSGVDQMDYYVDLAPNVRLISVTSDRDLLPGESPTYTGYEIVGGEPQALEWFQSVMALESTQQMDHVFVMTHHPVTTMMSQVNSSIDGLTEGVGTEWWQSIAGTSDAFDGATAAALLAGHNHSYLPNHPDPHSPTAEIIAGTGGGSLAYGGVPHRKVHGFVEIVIEGGLISSTFYGDSNGEVGGWSFTEVLDTFTISENGAIPRGELARYRFEANGPGVDTSLSPLSKGIDLNLRDGVQHIFDHDLGSNVVQLDGTAFMDSKSLADHNFQVLGDLRLDLWVRAEGALGSDEVDNTLVAFGDADGSRAFPWQDTINDEIANYAYILSYTEGGHLRMAWEYHASTDVDARPTLVELVSTQAVADPNTWHNIEVLRDAETMSLRFLVDGMPLGEDLSFEHLPTGAGTGSLYIGALPDITEGEEGGIATFRGRLDDLIISSELVTLFSLGDANHDGFVGVQDLDILLANWGARVNPGSHYLGDLDGDGEVGAGDLALVQLHWGEGTPTDAVPEPGTLGLFAASLLLGKARRRPTPTDD; encoded by the coding sequence ATGCCGGTCACGGCGGCGGGCCGGTCGGGCTCGGCCCCACCGCTCCGGTTCGTGATGGTGGGGGATACACAGGGCGGGGCCGTCGTCCCGCAGATCGTCGCCGACATCGCATGGGTCAATCCCGACTACGTCTTGTTCCCCGGCGACCTGGTCTCGCCCGGGTCGGCCACGACGTTCAACGACTGGGACAATCTCACCGCGCAGTTCGGCGACAACCGCTTCATGGTCCCGGGCAACCACGACCTGCCGGGCCGGCCCGCGACCAACGGCGACTGGCAGGCGGTGTTCAACTGGCTCCCCGACAGCCAGGTGGTCCCCAACATCATGACCGCCGACCCCCACGACACGGTCAGCGGCGTGGACCAGATGGACTACTACGTCGATTTGGCACCCAACGTCCGGCTGATCTCCGTGACCTCCGACCGTGACCTGCTGCCGGGCGAGAGCCCGACCTACACCGGCTACGAGATCGTGGGCGGTGAGCCCCAGGCGCTCGAGTGGTTCCAGAGCGTCATGGCATTGGAATCGACCCAACAGATGGACCACGTCTTTGTGATGACCCACCACCCGGTCACGACCATGATGAGCCAGGTCAACTCGTCGATTGATGGCCTGACCGAGGGTGTCGGGACTGAGTGGTGGCAGTCGATCGCCGGGACCAGCGACGCGTTCGACGGCGCGACCGCCGCCGCGCTCCTGGCCGGCCACAACCACAGCTACCTCCCCAACCACCCCGACCCGCACTCCCCCACCGCCGAGATCATCGCGGGGACCGGCGGCGGGTCGCTGGCGTACGGCGGTGTCCCCCACCGCAAGGTCCACGGCTTCGTCGAGATCGTCATCGAGGGTGGGCTCATCTCCTCGACGTTCTACGGCGACAGCAACGGGGAGGTCGGCGGTTGGTCGTTTACCGAGGTGCTCGACACCTTCACGATCTCCGAGAACGGCGCGATCCCGCGCGGCGAGCTGGCGCGGTACCGCTTTGAGGCCAACGGCCCGGGGGTCGACACCTCCCTCTCGCCGCTGTCCAAAGGGATCGACCTGAACCTGCGCGACGGGGTCCAGCACATCTTCGACCACGACCTGGGTAGCAACGTGGTCCAACTGGATGGCACGGCTTTTATGGACTCCAAGAGCTTGGCGGACCACAACTTCCAGGTGCTCGGCGACCTGCGGTTGGACCTGTGGGTCAGGGCCGAGGGGGCGCTTGGCAGCGACGAGGTGGACAACACCCTGGTCGCGTTTGGCGACGCCGACGGGTCGCGGGCGTTCCCTTGGCAGGACACGATCAACGACGAGATCGCCAACTACGCCTACATCCTGTCGTATACAGAAGGCGGCCACCTGCGCATGGCCTGGGAGTACCACGCGAGCACCGATGTGGACGCTCGCCCGACCCTCGTCGAGCTGGTCTCGACCCAGGCCGTCGCCGACCCCAACACGTGGCACAACATCGAGGTGCTGCGCGACGCCGAGACGATGTCGCTGCGCTTCCTGGTGGACGGCATGCCGCTGGGCGAGGACCTTTCGTTCGAGCACCTGCCCACCGGTGCGGGGACGGGCTCGCTGTACATCGGCGCGCTGCCGGACATTACCGAAGGTGAAGAAGGCGGCATCGCGACGTTCCGCGGCCGACTGGACGACCTGATCATCTCCAGCGAGCTGGTCACCCTGTTCTCCCTGGGCGATGCCAACCACGACGGGTTTGTCGGAGTCCAGGACCTGGACATCCTGCTCGCCAACTGGGGCGCTCGCGTCAACCCCGGCAGTCACTACCTGGGCGACCTGGACGGCGATGGCGAGGTGGGGGCCGGCGACCTCGCGTTGGTGCAGCTCCACTGGGGCGAAGGGACGCCGACCGACGCGGTGCCCGAGCCCGGGACCCTTGGCCTCTTCGCCGCGTCCCTCCTGCTCGGCAAAGCACGACGCCGACCGACGCCAACGGACGATTGA
- a CDS encoding aldehyde dehydrogenase family protein translates to MPPTPAATQPLALPSYLCGEAVTDGPPLEVHYPWDGSVAGTLSRVSRRQAFACLEETLEKQRTEAPLTRYERHEILLKVRGLVEKHEDAFAHLIRSETGLCMKETRYEAGRAKDVLQFAAMEALKDDGEIYSCDISPQGKARKIFTFRKPLPVAFAITPFNHPLNQVAHKIAPAVAAGVPMMLKPSEKTPLSAIRLCELFYEAGLPEWMLSVFVGGIDDVVEPLIKDERIPLVTFTGGTRVGKHIASIAGYKKLCLELGGNAPLIILPDADLDLAVKLACEGNFRNSGQRCTAVKRTLVHKDIYEDFLTRFVDLAKTYTCGDPADDTTVVGTVIDEAAATVLENRVKQAVSDGATVLLGGNRNGAQIEPTVLRDVPRDTEMVATESFGPLAPVIPVDDLDDAIAYANASDFGLSSAVVTNDMAAALRCVKEIDSGTTNINQVPGYRIECSPFGGTKDSGLGIKEGVIEAIKFMTNIKTFSMPW, encoded by the coding sequence ATGCCACCCACCCCCGCCGCGACTCAGCCCCTCGCCCTGCCCAGCTACCTCTGCGGCGAGGCCGTCACCGATGGCCCGCCGCTCGAGGTCCACTACCCCTGGGACGGCTCGGTCGCGGGCACGCTCTCGCGGGTCTCGCGGCGGCAGGCCTTCGCTTGCCTTGAAGAGACGCTGGAAAAACAGCGAACCGAGGCCCCGCTGACCCGCTACGAACGCCACGAGATCCTCTTGAAGGTCCGGGGCCTGGTCGAGAAGCACGAGGACGCCTTCGCGCACCTGATCCGCAGCGAGACCGGGCTGTGCATGAAGGAGACGCGCTACGAGGCGGGCCGGGCCAAGGACGTGCTCCAGTTCGCCGCGATGGAGGCCTTGAAAGACGACGGCGAGATCTATAGCTGCGACATCTCGCCCCAGGGCAAGGCCCGGAAGATCTTTACATTCAGGAAGCCGCTGCCGGTCGCGTTCGCGATCACGCCGTTCAACCACCCGCTCAACCAGGTGGCGCACAAGATCGCCCCTGCGGTCGCGGCGGGTGTGCCCATGATGCTCAAGCCCAGCGAGAAGACGCCGCTCTCCGCGATCCGCCTGTGCGAGTTGTTCTACGAGGCCGGCCTGCCCGAGTGGATGCTCAGCGTCTTCGTCGGCGGGATCGACGATGTCGTCGAGCCGCTGATCAAGGACGAACGCATCCCGCTCGTGACCTTCACCGGCGGCACGCGGGTTGGCAAGCACATCGCCTCGATCGCGGGTTACAAAAAACTCTGCCTCGAGCTCGGCGGCAACGCGCCGCTCATCATCCTGCCGGACGCGGATCTGGACCTGGCCGTGAAACTCGCCTGCGAAGGCAACTTTAGAAACTCGGGCCAACGCTGCACGGCCGTGAAACGAACGCTCGTCCACAAAGACATCTACGAAGACTTCCTCACCCGCTTCGTCGACCTCGCCAAGACCTACACCTGCGGCGACCCGGCGGACGACACCACCGTCGTCGGCACGGTGATCGACGAAGCCGCCGCCACCGTCCTCGAAAACCGCGTGAAACAAGCAGTATCCGACGGCGCGACCGTCCTGCTCGGCGGCAACCGCAACGGCGCTCAGATCGAGCCCACCGTCCTGCGCGACGTGCCGCGGGATACCGAGATGGTCGCGACCGAGAGCTTCGGCCCCCTCGCCCCGGTCATCCCCGTCGACGACCTCGACGACGCGATCGCCTACGCCAACGCCAGCGACTTCGGCCTGTCCAGCGCCGTCGTCACCAACGACATGGCCGCCGCCCTGCGCTGCGTCAAAGAGATCGACTCGGGCACCACCAACATCAACCAGGTCCCCGGCTACCGCATCGAATGCTCCCCCTTCGGCGGAACCAAAGACTCAGGACTCGGCATCAAAGAAGGCGTCATCGAAGCCATCAAATTCATGACAAACATCAAAACATTCTCAATGCCTTGGTAG
- the galK gene encoding galactokinase → MLCSDRKRHTPLHTSTISSLFAQTFGRPPTAIASAPGRLEVLGNHTDYNDGLTLSCAVGFRCTAGLAPLDQPTIQLKSTAFDGPPESFALSSPIALPAPGHWARYILGLIGGLQELGHTVPGFAMLIDSRVPRSAGVSSSAALEMAALTTLAAQMSLALPPAELARIGQWAESRAVGAQTGLLDQLTSLCGERDHLLHIDFQSLEHRAIIMPPGWVFVAVDSGVKHDLTADYNDRRASCEAAAAALGVTTLRDASREQLDAVRDAIDTSAYHCARHVLDENQRVREATRALAQSDIGRFGQLLFDSHRSSTEHFRNSCPELDVLVEHARQDPRCVGARLSGGGFGGISIHLVRAEDADAYRNNLIGHLDSEEQPRRWAAVCEIDGGAQGVML, encoded by the coding sequence ATGCTTTGCTCCGATCGCAAACGACATACACCATTGCACACCTCGACGATCTCATCCCTGTTCGCTCAGACGTTCGGCCGACCACCGACGGCCATCGCGTCCGCGCCGGGGCGTCTTGAGGTCTTGGGGAACCACACCGATTACAACGACGGGCTGACGCTGTCATGCGCGGTCGGCTTCCGGTGTACCGCCGGGCTGGCCCCGCTCGACCAACCGACTATTCAACTCAAGAGCACGGCCTTCGACGGGCCCCCGGAATCGTTCGCCCTGTCGTCTCCGATCGCGTTGCCCGCGCCCGGCCACTGGGCCCGCTACATCCTCGGCCTCATTGGCGGCCTGCAGGAACTGGGGCACACGGTCCCGGGCTTCGCGATGCTGATCGACTCGCGGGTCCCGAGGTCGGCCGGGGTCTCGAGCTCCGCGGCGCTCGAGATGGCGGCGCTCACGACGCTCGCCGCGCAGATGAGTCTGGCCCTGCCGCCGGCCGAACTGGCCCGCATCGGGCAGTGGGCCGAGTCGCGGGCCGTCGGGGCTCAGACGGGCCTGCTCGACCAGTTGACGTCGCTGTGTGGCGAGCGCGACCACTTACTTCACATCGATTTCCAGTCGCTAGAACACCGCGCGATCATCATGCCGCCGGGCTGGGTGTTTGTCGCGGTGGATTCGGGTGTCAAGCACGACCTCACCGCCGACTACAACGACCGGCGGGCCTCCTGCGAGGCCGCGGCCGCCGCGTTGGGCGTCACGACGCTGCGCGACGCAAGCCGGGAACAACTTGACGCCGTGCGCGATGCGATAGACACCTCGGCGTACCACTGCGCCCGGCATGTCCTCGACGAGAATCAACGCGTCCGCGAAGCGACGCGGGCACTCGCACAAAGCGACATCGGCCGGTTCGGCCAGTTGCTCTTCGATTCGCACCGCAGCAGCACAGAACACTTCCGCAATAGCTGCCCCGAGTTGGACGTGCTCGTCGAACACGCCAGGCAAGACCCGCGCTGTGTCGGGGCCCGTCTCTCCGGCGGCGGCTTCGGGGGGATCAGCATCCACCTCGTCCGAGCCGAGGATGCAGACGCCTACCGCAACAACCTGATCGGCCATCTTGACTCGGAAGAACAGCCCAGGCGATGGGCGGCGGTCTGCGAGATCGATGGCGGTGCGCAGGGGGTAATGTTGTAA
- a CDS encoding ribokinase, whose translation MNRVVVIGSSNIDLICRVPHLPAPGETVAGGDLVTVCGGKGANQAVAAARSGAEVHLITRVGDDAHGHLMRDTLEREGVTVLPAEPDPVTPTGTALILVDAQGENTIAVAPGANHQLLPDALDVYEDVIASSAVVLCQMEVLPKTVAAALALADRHDVFSVLNYAPTAGEPERVIGAGVSLLVVNEVEAGWITGADPSDERALSRGVDTLLGNRVRAVAVTLGKRGAILASGEGRRTIDGFSVNPVDTTGAGDTFCGALCAQLARGASLPEAVRYGCAAGALATTALGAQSAIPGRSQIEALLTSHQHAT comes from the coding sequence ATGAATCGTGTCGTCGTCATCGGAAGCTCGAACATCGACCTGATCTGCCGGGTGCCCCACCTGCCCGCCCCCGGCGAGACGGTGGCGGGCGGCGATCTCGTCACCGTCTGTGGTGGGAAGGGCGCGAACCAGGCGGTCGCCGCCGCACGCTCGGGCGCCGAAGTCCACTTGATCACCCGGGTGGGCGACGACGCCCACGGCCACCTGATGCGCGACACGCTCGAACGCGAAGGCGTCACCGTCCTCCCGGCCGAACCCGATCCGGTCACTCCGACCGGCACCGCCCTCATCCTGGTCGATGCGCAAGGCGAAAACACGATTGCCGTCGCGCCAGGCGCGAACCATCAACTCCTGCCCGACGCACTTGATGTGTATGAGGATGTCATCGCGTCGTCGGCGGTCGTGCTGTGCCAGATGGAAGTCTTGCCCAAGACCGTTGCCGCCGCGTTGGCTCTCGCGGATCGACACGACGTGTTCTCGGTGCTGAACTACGCCCCCACCGCAGGCGAGCCAGAACGTGTGATCGGTGCCGGCGTGTCGCTGCTGGTGGTCAACGAGGTGGAGGCCGGCTGGATCACCGGGGCCGACCCCTCGGACGAGCGCGCGTTATCGAGGGGGGTCGACACACTGCTCGGCAATCGTGTCCGTGCCGTAGCGGTAACACTCGGGAAGCGTGGCGCGATACTGGCAAGCGGTGAAGGCCGGCGCACGATCGATGGTTTTTCGGTCAACCCGGTCGATACGACCGGTGCGGGAGATACCTTCTGCGGCGCGCTATGCGCCCAGCTCGCGCGCGGCGCGTCGCTGCCCGAGGCCGTCCGCTACGGCTGCGCGGCCGGTGCCTTGGCGACGACCGCGCTGGGGGCACAGTCCGCTATCCCAGGCCGATCACAGATCGAGGCGTTGCTTACTTCGCACCAGCACGCCACATAG
- a CDS encoding zinc-binding dehydrogenase, whose amino-acid sequence MAKPQPHHASEDTHAKASVFVQTGQPIETRSFPLPGSLAPGAALCKVELSTICGSDLHTIEGRRQEPAPLILGHEIVGRVAALGRGLEEDWLGNPLKVGDRITWSIVVACGDCFYCHKQLPQKCEDLIKYGHCCCEGEHPLTGGFSEYIYLHPRTCIIKLPDSVSSQAAAPANCVLATACNALDSVGCVRGESVLIQGAGLLGVYLSALCKEAGAERIFVTDMQPARLEMATRFGADVGIDLSHISPEGAEALVKAETFGRGVDVVFEACGVSTVVPHGLDLLCKGGRYLVAGLVSPNSPINIPGEVLTRNCLSLIGIHNYRPEHLASAIRFLEEAGDRYPLDEIVGATYALSRFEDAVEDAKSQKHLRVAVRPGPGAARGGAAAENRLRVVIPDGVAPVSLPPRKTASSEPNT is encoded by the coding sequence TTGGCGAAACCTCAGCCCCACCACGCTTCCGAAGACACGCACGCCAAGGCGTCGGTCTTTGTGCAGACGGGCCAGCCGATCGAGACACGATCGTTCCCGCTGCCGGGCTCGCTAGCGCCCGGCGCTGCGCTATGCAAGGTCGAGCTGAGCACGATCTGCGGGTCCGACCTGCACACCATTGAGGGTCGGCGGCAAGAGCCCGCCCCGCTGATCCTGGGCCACGAGATCGTCGGCCGTGTCGCCGCGCTGGGGCGCGGCCTGGAGGAGGACTGGCTGGGCAACCCGCTGAAGGTCGGCGACCGGATCACCTGGTCCATCGTCGTGGCGTGCGGCGACTGCTTCTACTGCCACAAACAGCTCCCGCAAAAATGTGAAGACCTGATCAAGTACGGCCACTGCTGCTGCGAGGGAGAGCACCCCCTGACCGGGGGGTTCAGCGAGTACATCTACCTCCACCCACGGACGTGCATCATCAAGCTGCCCGACTCGGTCAGCAGCCAGGCGGCGGCCCCGGCCAACTGTGTGTTGGCGACGGCGTGCAACGCGCTGGACTCGGTCGGCTGCGTCCGGGGCGAGTCGGTCCTGATCCAGGGGGCCGGGCTGCTGGGCGTGTACCTCTCGGCCTTGTGCAAGGAGGCCGGCGCCGAGCGCATCTTCGTGACGGATATGCAGCCGGCCCGTTTGGAAATGGCGACGCGTTTTGGCGCGGATGTCGGGATCGACCTGTCGCATATCTCGCCCGAGGGGGCCGAGGCGTTGGTCAAGGCCGAGACTTTCGGCCGGGGCGTGGATGTGGTGTTCGAGGCCTGCGGCGTGAGCACGGTGGTCCCGCACGGGCTGGACCTCCTGTGCAAGGGCGGGCGCTACCTCGTCGCCGGGCTCGTCTCGCCCAACAGCCCGATCAACATCCCCGGCGAGGTGCTGACGCGCAACTGCCTGTCGCTGATCGGCATCCACAACTACCGCCCCGAACACCTGGCGTCTGCGATCCGCTTCCTCGAAGAGGCGGGCGACCGTTACCCGCTCGACGAGATCGTCGGCGCGACGTACGCGCTGTCGCGGTTTGAGGACGCGGTCGAGGACGCCAAGTCGCAAAAGCACCTGCGTGTCGCGGTCCGCCCGGGTCCGGGGGCGGCACGCGGAGGCGCTGCGGCGGAAAACCGACTGCGGGTCGTGATCCCGGACGGTGTGGCCCCGGTCTCGCTCCCGCCACGCAAAACCGCATCCTCAGAACCCAATACGTGA